AATAAGTATGAAGTTTTTGATGTTATTTACATCATTAACTTTTTTTTATTAAAACATAACCGTAAAGTATATATACTATGAACAAATAATATAATAATAGTTCTTATTTCAAGACATACAAGGGCGCGTGGCTCAGCTTGGTTAGCGCGCACGGCTGATAACCGTGAGGTCCTGGGTTCGAATCCCAGCGTGCCCACTTGAAATAAACTTCTTTTTAAAATCCATGTTTAGAAATAAACATTTTTATTTGTATTAGGGCGCGTGGCTCAGCTTGGTTAGCGCGCACGGCTGATAACCGTGAGGTCCTGGGTTCGAATCCCAGCGTGCCCATTTAAAATAAACTTCTTTTAATAAATAATTTTCTAAAAATTTTATAAACTATTTTACTAAATTTAACATATTATATACTAATTTAGGCGTCTTTTTTTAATTTAAAATATTATCTAAGAAAAATTAGCTCATATAAAAAGAATATGGGTGGGGAAAAAGGTTATTTTATCTATTCATTTTCAAGTTCTGTGAGTAATTCATTCCATGTATTTAATGTTTCTTTTGCTGCTTCTTCTGTTAATACTTCAATTGCATATCCTGAATGAATTAATACATAACTTCCAATATCTGCATCTACGAGGTCAAGTTTTGCTTCCTGTTTTACTCCACCAAAGTCACAAGTTGCTACGTTATTGTTATCTATTTCTAAAATTTTTGCAGGTGCTGCTATACACATTATATCTTCCTCCTAATTTAAAATTTAAAAAACATAGATTATAT
The genomic region above belongs to Methanosphaera sp. and contains:
- a CDS encoding HypC/HybG/HupF family hydrogenase formation chaperone: MCIAAPAKILEIDNNNVATCDFGGVKQEAKLDLVDADIGSYVLIHSGYAIEVLTEEAAKETLNTWNELLTELENE